The following nucleotide sequence is from Acyrthosiphon pisum isolate AL4f chromosome A2, pea_aphid_22Mar2018_4r6ur, whole genome shotgun sequence.
tcgtatatataaaatgctaatataaacattcagtgaaattttcaagtttctacagtcactcgttttttaattacaacaaaataagaaaatcgttacgtaagaaatcgagtgaatatcaaatgttgtaaaaatatgaatttcaaacgcccataaaaatttaatttgagtttcttatagacattttttttttggtaaaggtagattatcctataaggaatcttgtattacattttaaaatcttagatttaaaaagaaaaatttttatgaatttctaactcgaaataatttgcaaattttcgtgatttttccatattttgtcattttttgaactttaaatgcttataaaaaaaaactgtgactaacgatttttaatatttttcatctgcctttgaacaatatactaggagccttctattaaattttcaagcttttttatccaacaaataaaattttattgataattttNNNNNNNNNNNNNNNNNNNNNNNNNNNNNNNNNNNNNNNNNNNNNNNNNNNNNNNNNNNNNNNaatagcttttctatacatgggtactgaagtaatagaattatgaagtaggtacgaaaaaaatacaaaattgaaaatgccaaaacaaatacaaccttttgatttattaatagactaatacagataagtactatacattttttttaaattatcaaataaaaataacatggtatttaagaatgtacttaattttaaactctgaatactttttcagggtactaaaagtctaaaactgttagagaatatagccaactttatacttcagtaaaatatttatatttatgaatattcatttaagaaattgatttaactatatttgtaattccctattctagtaaattgttatgtaatatcaataataatttttatttttattatttaattatttataaattaacttaacttgaatttgattaaaagtaactcgttatttattaagttaatatcaattaaaataagttaagttaaaaattaagttaatgaaaattaaatttaaaaaagttaagttaaacgttaaaattaacttaacttttaactttttaacgcgtttatgcccaggcttgcaaATACCTaccttttaaaagtattcaaaatacttacacaaatattttttttttaagttcgataaatgaataaaaattaataatcaataattcaaTCAACTCAATGACTATAGTCTACTAACCAATACTTCCCACACCATGAAGTATTATTactgaatagtttttttaatcaagGCAACCAAACCATCTTATGTGTGTGCCTATTGTAAAAATCTTTTATAGGTATagattgtacaaattaaaataaatatgacagaaataaaagttaaacatcattaatacaataataccaaTATTTCATATCGAAATTATAAACTACTAGTGTACTACCACAGTGCCACCCATTAAATGAGAATAAATAAGACTATTTAAAGATTCAAGTAAAATGCCAATTCAACCAGTGGTGGTCATTATCTTGTATGCCATGGTATAATATGGGACTATTAATTgacatacaaaaaaagtatttaaatacaagtattcgaatacttaacATGACTGccgatataatacatttaaacatatttttttaattgattatccatattaatatattgtatattcatggtatttttttattattatgtttttaacctgctaggtagtaggtacctacgggttttattattcttattatatattttaatatgtagcTAGCCACATTGTTGCTATGTGGCACAAtgcctataaagtataaatatcattgtaatagtTACCTACCATAACGACTGAATTAAATACATTGTAATTACTTAATTAGTAGAACTAATGTATTTAGTACAGTACCACATAGGTATACACATGCCGCATACACAGAGATGAcaaatataccatataatatgatattatacggtCGGTGAATATTAATACGCACTATCACATCTTGTTTCCGATCCATACATTATGAAgttacaatattgataaattattatattttgacatattattataagtaggcacaatacaaaaaaagattttttgttCTATCTGTAATAGATCATTTGTTGATCCATACAAATAAAGTCGCATAATATGTTTGATCTAAAAttaagtagtttatttaaaaataattatttagtaatctGTCATATACGAGTTGCtgtatttctgtttttattaaacaaataattaagataaaataatttaagaaatttattatatcttacaTTAGACTTGACTTACTTCTCTgaagtattataaattcatagtctatagacattagacatttataaatatgctaataaaacaaaataactgcCAATGAACAAAAAGAACGCCGCTAGGATACAaaacaacaacattattataactttaaacttcTTGTTCTTTTCAAAAACAGTTTTagggaaaacatttttttagtatatttaataaattaattacctattataatggaACAAATCTACTACACAAAGTGCTCTTACTCTTATTAGTTGATCATAATTTAgtgtcattaatttattatatgattttttacaataaatcaataataattagtatgtgATTGTAATATCATGAATACAAACTACTTTtgatttatctagataaataagtaataaaaatataattagtctTTAAAtagtgattaaaaattaaaatacaactataaaaataataatcaaacaataattttactaaacatTTACTGCATATTTTTCACTTCTGTTTGATTCTAAGGATAAATGGTATCGaggaatttcattttttttgtcattaaattCTTCAACTCTGTTATCGATACATCGGAACTGCCATGGCCACATAACATTGTATAGAAATGGACGATGATCAAACCGGTTGTCATCTGGACTATATGCTTCAGCGTGATAGCTAGGAGTCAAGACTGTCATTTTATGTCTATTTATAGCATAACATCTAAAAAAGTGCTTTACTTTTTCTGCAATTTGTTCGACCGTATATTGATCACCCCACAATAACAACAACTTACAAAACATACTGTACGGGCCACAATAATTTTGCTTTCTCAACTTCCCATAAACACTGAGCTCGTCATAAGTCATTCCCATATCCGCTTCATCTGACTGTGTAATTTGTCCAGCTATCAAGGGCTCTAGTTCTGCTGTAGGAGTGGcatttattatatcatcgatTGATGACAATGAATACTTAGTTCTAAAATATCTAAGAAACATTTTGAGATCCGATTTTGAAATGCCACCAATTGGATTGACATCAGCACTTGAACAGTCATATTTCGTCATATATCCTCTTAGAGCTTCATCAACATTAGCTGACCCTAAAACCAAAAGTCCTCCTTGTCGACCACGGACCCAGAGCATTAATTGAGCGAATAAATATGTCAGAACCATTCTCAATCGAGCTTGTACATTTTGTAAGGCAAGAGATTCACGCGGAGATCCACCATATACAGCAAATTGTGGTGTTTTACCAGTTAGACCAACAAATACAGAGATCACAGATGATACAACCTTATCAATAACAACACTCAAATGATAACTAGATATTTGAGAAGATAATTCTTCAGCTCGTTTTTTTGTTTGAGAAGACGAATTCTCGGTAGCCATGTAACACGTTGTAAACAATTGATTGCACAATTCTCTTGCATTAGGAGGGAAATAATTTTGTTGACCAACTATTGTGCGTACTTCATTCAAAACTTGTGTGTCACCATCTTTACATGCCTGATATATTAAATTGCACATTGAAAATACTATGCATGCTGTACTTGATGAATCAACACCACCACTCAATGGCAAAAAGTATCCACCTTGCTTTGAACGTCTTAAATAATCCCAAAGCCAACATGCTGGTCCTAAGGCGATCTCTTCTTCTGgggataaacatttaaattctgTTAAAATGGGATCTGGTATTTTACGTGTTTCTCTTGATAAACTAAAGTCGTGTACATTAATCCTGTGGTACGACTCTGAACTAGAGCTAGATCTAGACCTTATAGCATTTCTATAGCTGCGAATATCTTCTAAATCAATTGTAGCACACGTGACTTCTACTTCTCTTAGATTAAATTGAGTACCAACTTTTATTAAAGAACCATTCATCACAATATTTGAGCAACCATTGAAGTAAACACGTTGACCATCACACCCTCTAAGATTACTATACAAATAACATCCACCATTTTTAAAAGTGGCAGATTTAATCAGATCTAAAACAAGTGTAGATTTCCGCAATTCCATATAAGAACCAGAACTATTGACAACTATTTCAACGCCGTCCATACATAATGGAATATGTGTACTATTTGGGGTCCACAATTCTTCACATATTTCATACCCAATACATGTATCGGCGGTGGCAATAACAGCATCTCCAAAGGGTACAATAGTTTGGCCTGTATGTTTTTGCACAACTCGAGGTAGGTAAAAATCTTCAACTGTTCGTAATTTTCTCCACGGAGTAAACCAGCGAGATTCTCTATAATTACCAGAGTCACACATAAGTAATTTGGGTCTAATCAATAAAATACGTTTGTTAAGAAACACAACTCGGCAATTATAGGTGGAGTTCTTGTGCATCACTGGCATGCCAACATCAATCtaaatgtacatttaatattattaatgtagttaaaatataattagtgcTAATGTATGATCAAATAATGTCTATAACAAACCAAAATATCTGATGACGATTGATGAATCATTATTTCAACCAGAACTTGCCATGAGTGTAAAAGTGTGTCACTCTCAAGGAAGTGATCTTCACAACTATAGCCACATATTTCAAGTTCAGGACCACTACGATATGTTGCATTGCATTGCTTTGCAATTTCAATGCTTTCCAATATACGACGTTTATTACCATCAAAATCTAATGACCATTGATTCAAGCAGCTTACGGCTACAGTAGCTAAGCGACCcatttttttaactgaaaaataaataaatagataaaagttaatattttcaatgtatCGAACTTGACATCGGAGAGAGTTTAGTCGATAGAAAAAGGTAATATACCTACAgttaaattcaatgtttttaaaaaaattgattagaaATTTAGGGAAGTTTCTAAATTTGGTAAGTACTGCTTAATTTGTgtaagtaagtatattaaaaacattctaaaataataattattaacatttatactaGTGTAAAAGATTCCCgggtacaataaataaacaaaatttataataatttttggcgCTACTCGGATACGcggtataaatattacatataaggTTCAGTGTTAGCaattagtatacataataatataataggtatatcaataatatataatatgaacaaaccTATCATCATCAGCAAAATTacgtgtacaaaataaaaagattATGGTTGGATGTTAGTATAGATATTAAGAAAACGATGAGACCGAGAGGCACCTACGCCAAACTGCTTCAATTTCACCTGAACCATTATTGTAGGAAGATTgctagaattaataataattgataggtaTCTAATGTATAGCATTTTTAAATGGCATCTCAACAACTTATCCTtggtaatatattgaattaattgtaaatatgtttttaaaaatagtactaCCTACTAACATCTTTATGAAATAACTGTACTATTTAATACGTTTTCGTTTTTATtgagtagacatttttttttaacaggtaCAACACctacacatattacatattgttcacaacaataattatacctaataataataacactatatttcaattatttaattgccagtgatatattattattgggtatTGTAAATTGGAAgggattataaaattataactaatatatttcataatatgggCACCTACTCACCAATAACGTAGGTATTGAGATTCTTACTTTAATCGGCAAACtgcgaaaatattattactcgcATAACACTGTTCAGTGTTCACGGCAGTGTTTGATCAATCGTTTCCATATTTTCAAAACGTTACAAAATGCATGCGGTCTGCTAGGATTGCGTTTCCTTAGTTACACAGCGCCACCACAGTCCACTGGTCTGACTCGGAAGTCGGAGGTCACTGAATATTACACCGAAATACCTAATAGGAATGCGAAGATAACAGCGTTGATAAGAGATAACAGTCAACAGGTTCACTTACTGAGATAAAAATTTTTGTTGCAAGACGTAATTTCTGAATATAGACTATTCTGAGTaccaaataaactatatattattacaacaatactcagaattttcaaatattacctacctacctagttaatacttaaattataggtacatcacttcatcataaattaattactcGTACGACGTACACCGTCGAGTGCAGTTCGCTCAAACGGTAAGTCTTATCTTCCAtcaattatattgtatctaataatattcaacttttgagCACtccacacatcattataatttatgatgcaAATCGATTTTAGACTTGCTACCTGCCGACTTACTTTGAGAAAACGTTTAAATCGTAATTAATCATGTTCTTCAACTGTAATTTATGATTACTATCTATTTGTTGcacaaaaatatgaattaatgaaaataattgattatcaaCATCACAAATTAAGTATATCTTAGTTCAAAGAAATAGAAAGTATAAATAGTTttcatacctattaataatttatccaaTATTTATTAGACTTTTACGCCgtcaacattattaatttacattcatCTTCAAATAATTGCtactattaaacataaaaatataaataataataaaaaaattactttttactgcaggtagacatatttttatatgaaaacttTAAACTATAGTATATCTGTTGACGATTAAATGATTTTctcaaagggggggggggaatatgGTTGATTTAA
It contains:
- the LOC100164528 gene encoding glutamine-dependent NAD(+) synthetase, yielding MGRLATVAVSCLNQWSLDFDGNKRRILESIEIAKQCNATYRSGPELEICGYSCEDHFLESDTLLHSWQVLVEIMIHQSSSDILIDVGMPVMHKNSTYNCRVVFLNKRILLIRPKLLMCDSGNYRESRWFTPWRKLRTVEDFYLPRVVQKHTGQTIVPFGDAVIATADTCIGYEICEELWTPNSTHIPLCMDGVEIVVNSSGSYMELRKSTLVLDLIKSATFKNGGCYLYSNLRGCDGQRVYFNGCSNIVMNGSLIKVGTQFNLREVEVTCATIDLEDIRSYRNAIRSRSSSSSESYHRINVHDFSLSRETRKIPDPILTEFKCLSPEEEIALGPACWLWDYLRRSKQGGYFLPLSGGVDSSSTACIVFSMCNLIYQACKDGDTQVLNEVRTIVGQQNYFPPNARELCNQLFTTCYMATENSSSQTKKRAEELSSQISSYHLSVVIDKVVSSVISVFVGLTGKTPQFAVYGGSPRESLALQNVQARLRMVLTYLFAQLMLWVRGRQGGLLVLGSANVDEALRGYMTKYDCSSADVNPIGGISKSDLKMFLRYFRTKYSLSSIDDIINATPTAELEPLIAGQITQSDEADMGMTYDELSVYGKLRKQNYCGPYSMFCKLLLLWGDQYTVEQIAEKVKHFFRCYAINRHKMTVLTPSYHAEAYSPDDNRFDHRPFLYNVMWPWQFRCIDNRVEEFNDKKNEIPRYHLSLESNRSEKYAVNV